In Mycobacterium stomatepiae, the following are encoded in one genomic region:
- the mscL gene encoding large-conductance mechanosensitive channel protein MscL, with amino-acid sequence MLKGFKEFLSRGNIVDLSVAVVIGTAFTALVTKFTDSIITPLINRIGVKQQSDIGILKISIGGGQTIDLNVLVSAAINFFLVAAVVYFLVVLPYNTFRKRGEVEQADDAQIVLLTEIRDLLAQTDGNSSSGRHGGTTPPPEHGPRADVESQ; translated from the coding sequence ATGCTCAAGGGGTTCAAGGAGTTTCTCTCGCGGGGCAACATCGTCGACCTATCGGTCGCGGTGGTCATCGGTACGGCGTTCACCGCGCTGGTCACCAAATTCACCGACAGCATCATCACGCCGCTGATCAACCGGATCGGCGTCAAACAGCAGTCGGATATCGGCATCCTGAAGATCAGCATCGGCGGCGGCCAGACCATCGACCTGAACGTTCTGGTATCCGCCGCGATCAACTTCTTCCTGGTCGCCGCGGTGGTGTACTTCCTGGTCGTGCTGCCCTACAACACTTTCCGCAAGCGTGGCGAGGTCGAGCAGGCCGACGACGCCCAGATCGTCTTGCTGACCGAGATCCGCGACCTGCTGGCGCAGACCGACGGGAATTCCTCGTCGGGCAGGCACGGCGGGACCACGCCGCCACCCGAGCACGGCCCGCGCGCAGACGTCGAGTCGCAATAG